The Streptomyces tubercidicus DNA segment GGCGAGGACGGCCTGCGCGGGATCGTCGTCGCACACCGGCCGGTCGAGCAAAGCCCCGGCGCCGGCTGCCCGCAGCTCCGTCTCGATCCGCTGCCACGGAATGCCCCAACTGCGGCGGGTGACATGCCGGGAGTCGTAGCCCTGGTCGACGGGCGGCAGCATGCAGGCGGCCACGAGTCCCACGACCGCGCCCTCGGCCTCCGACCACAGGGGGCCGCCGCTGTAGGCGGGCCCGATCGCCATACCGGACAGCGCGCCGTCCAGATAACCGACCCGGCTGTCACAGGTCTTCACCCGGACATCGGCGTACGAGCCGCTCAACGCGCTGCCGTGCCAGGCGCGCACGGACTGGCCCTCCCGCATCGCCCGGAACTCCGGCGGAGCAGCCGGGCACGGTAACTCGGCACCGACTCTGAGCACCGCCAGATCGCCCGCCCACTCCAACTCCCCGCGCCCAGGCGGGCCGTCCCTTCCGTCGAGCCGCCGCGGCGGAATCCAGTGGACGGGCAGCGCCTCGTGCAGCCGAGCACCGGCCGGGCCGTGCGTCTGCACCCGGAGCGTCGCGCCGTCCGGCCGGCCGTCGTCGAAGAGTTCCTTCCCGAGCGCGTCATTGACGACATGCGCGCAGGTCAGCAGGTGATACGGCGTCAGCACCACGGCCGCGCCCGCCGCTTTGCCGTCCCCGGCATCCAGCACCGACGCCACCCGGAACCGGGGATCCGCCGCATCGTCGGTGCCCGATACGGCGCGGAACCAGCCCATTACTCCGCCCGCTGCGGCTGCCAGGTCGCCGTGATCGTCAGACTCGCATGGCCGTTGGCCCCGACGATGCCGAGCTTGAGATCCTGGCCGACCTGCACCCCGAACTGCACCGACATCTCATGCGGCGGTCGTTCGGACGCGGTGACCGCATCATGGATCTCCTGGAGCAGGGGCCCGAGCGGACGCAGTGTCGTACGCATCGCCGCGACGGCTCCCGCTCCGGCCGCCACGCCGCCACGGGCCACGGGTACGGTCGGGCCCATACCGTCGGGCAGATCGGCCTCTTGGGGCTGCGCCGGGGGTGCGGCCGCGGCCGTCGGGGCCAGCTCCAGGCGGACCGACGTCCCGTCGGCAAGGCTGAGTTCAGAGAGATGAGGCACTCCTCCATTGTGCCGATCAGCGGTGCGCACGGCAGCGGAACGGACGGATCATCCGCGGTGGGCGGGTGGCCTGGTGGCTGCCTCCCGTTTCCTGCCTCCCGCCTCCGCCCGCTCAGTCGGGCGTCAGTACGGCGGCGCCGTGCACCCGGTCGGCAGCCAGGTCCGCGAGTGCCTCCGGGGCGCGGCTCAACGGGTAGGGGCTGACGGTGACCTGGATGCCGATCCTCGCCGCGGTCGCCAGGAACTCACGGCCGTCCTCCCGGGTATTGGAGGTCACGCTGCACAGATTCCGCTCGTAGAAGAGATGGCGCTGATAGCTGAGCGGCGGGATGTCGGTGAGGTGGATACCGGCCACGGCCAGGGTGCCGGAGCGGTCCAGTGCCTCCAGCGCCACCGGCACCAGGTCGCCCACCGGCGCGAAGAGAATCGCCGAGTCCAGCGGTTCGGGCGGCCGGCCGTAGGCGTCGCCGGCCGAGGACGCGCCCAGTTCCAGGGCGAGTTCACGGGCCGGTGCGGACCGGGTCAGCACATGGACGGTGGCCCCTTCGGCCAGTGCGACCTGCGCGGCCAGATGCGCCGAGGCGCCAAAACCGTAGATGCCGAGCCGGCCACCGGCCGGTAGCGCACTGCGGCGCAGCGCGCGATAGCCGATGATCCCGGCGCACAACAGCGGCGCCAGCAGCGTGGCGTCCTGGTTTTCCGGGAGCGGGTAGGCGTAGTCCGCGGGGACGACGGCGGCTTCGGCGAAGCCGCCATCAGTGTCCCAGCCGGTGTACACCGAGGCCGGGCAGAGGTTCTCGTGGCCCGCGCGGCAGTAGCGGCAGATGCCGCAGGTGCCGCGCAGCCAGGCCCCGCCGGCCCGGTCCCCGACCCGGAACCGGGTGACTGCCGCACCGGTGGCGGTCACCCGGCCGACGATTTCGTGGCCCGGCACGGTCGACGGGCGGTGCGGGGGCAGATCCCCCTCCGCCAGATGCAGATCCGTACGGCAGACACCGCACGCTTCCACCCTGAGCAACAGCTCATCCGGGCCGGGCTCGGGAACGGGGCGACGGACCGACGCCAGCGGGCCGGAGCCAATCGGACCGGGATGCCGGACGGCCCACGCGGCCAGAGTGCCGGGGCCTGAATCGGAGCCCATGACTCCAGGATGGCGCCCACGGGGGAGCCGGACAAACGGTGCGCCGCAGGGGCCCGCCGCCGCTCGAACGCGGGTTGCCGCGCGGCTCCACCCGGGACGGCCGGCCGCCGGGCCCCGGCACCCGGCTCAGCCGAGAAGCGCGGTCAGCTTCTCCCTCAGCCAGGCGAACAGACGCCTCTTGGCGGCGGGAGCGCCGGGAGCGCCGGGAGCGGCGGCGGTGGGGGCGTCGGGAGTGGCGGGAGCAGGGGGAGTAGCGGGCGAGGTGGCGGCGACGGCGTCCGGCGGTTCGACCGGCGGGGGTGCCGGGCTGCTCGGGCGCTGCGCCGGGGGCTGGGTCATGGGGGCTTTCGTGGGCTTCGTCCGGGTGCGTGCGGCCTCGGCGCGGACGAGCGCGCCAAGAGCGGCAAAGACGTCGATGGGCATGCCGAATCTCCTGCGGTGGTGGTCCCGAGAGCTGATGACGGCAGGCCGCAGTCGCCCCGTGGCCCCGATGCGGGGAGGGGTGGACGCATGCGGCCGGGCCGGCTCAGCAGCGCAGGATGGCCACGCGCTTCGGTGATGCGGGGACGGCGGCGGTGACGACGGCCGTGGCGGCGGCGTTCTCCGCCGCGCCGATGGCCTGCTCCAGGAGGGAGTCGCCGAGGGCCTTGCCGCCGGCGCCCGTCGGGATCTGATGGCGGAGATGGCAGGCCGATGCATCGCACTTACGCCGGACGCCGCTGCCCGGATGCTTTCCGCCGCCCTCGGTGGACGCCAGCACAGGGCCCGCCGGATTACAGGGCCGTTCGGCCGGGACGGACACGGCGGGAGCGCCGCCGCGGGGAGGGCAGCCGCCGGCCTCGGGCATCAGCTCTTCGCAGCAGCCGGAGCTGAGCGAGGCGTGCAGCAGGGCCAGTAACACGAGCAACATCAGCACGCGCCAGCCGCCAGATGCCGCGGTGCGGCCGGTGCTGACGGTGTTGCGCATGCGAATCTCCCAACCCTCTTCCAGGAGGGGATCCCCTGGAAGGGGTCAGGGCACGCCAGATACACCGCAAGAGGCGACAAAACCACTCGATCCGGCTATCTGCTCGCACGCGCGCACCGCCCTTCGCGCGCGTGGCCGCCAAGGCGTGGTGAGTCACCGACCGATGCTGCCCGTCAGCGCCGTCAGCGCCGTCAGCGCCGTCAGCGCCGTCAGCGCCGTCAGCGTGGTTAGCGCCGTCCGCCCGTCGCACCGCCGTCGGCGTCGCCGCTCGCATAGCGGCCGTGGAAGTGCGAGTACCGTTCCAGCGCCTCGCCGTCCATGCTCCATGGCCAGGGGGTCACCACCCCGCCGGTGGCGCGCAGCGCGGTGCCGGCCTCGGTCGTCCGGCCGGCCTTGATCAGGGCGTAGGCCAGCAGGTTGAGATCGGCCAGGGCCGCCGCGTGGGTCAGGAACCCCTGGCCCGGCCAGTAATGCGCCGCATGGTCAAGGGCCTTGGCGGCGTCGGGGCGCCGCCAGATCTCTCCGGCGCCGAGCGCCATCAGACCGCCGCCGGCGACCGCCCGCTGGTGGCTGCCGATGAGCGCGGTGAGTTCCAGACCGGCGGC contains these protein-coding regions:
- a CDS encoding CU044_2847 family protein, whose amino-acid sequence is MPHLSELSLADGTSVRLELAPTAAAAPPAQPQEADLPDGMGPTVPVARGGVAAGAGAVAAMRTTLRPLGPLLQEIHDAVTASERPPHEMSVQFGVQVGQDLKLGIVGANGHASLTITATWQPQRAE
- a CDS encoding zinc-dependent alcohol dehydrogenase family protein is translated as MGSDSGPGTLAAWAVRHPGPIGSGPLASVRRPVPEPGPDELLLRVEACGVCRTDLHLAEGDLPPHRPSTVPGHEIVGRVTATGAAVTRFRVGDRAGGAWLRGTCGICRYCRAGHENLCPASVYTGWDTDGGFAEAAVVPADYAYPLPENQDATLLAPLLCAGIIGYRALRRSALPAGGRLGIYGFGASAHLAAQVALAEGATVHVLTRSAPARELALELGASSAGDAYGRPPEPLDSAILFAPVGDLVPVALEALDRSGTLAVAGIHLTDIPPLSYQRHLFYERNLCSVTSNTREDGREFLATAARIGIQVTVSPYPLSRAPEALADLAADRVHGAAVLTPD